From the genome of Pelomonas sp. SE-A7, one region includes:
- a CDS encoding DUF1080 domain-containing protein has product MNRRSLLAALTFASSSVAMAADTPNTLSTAEKAEGWQLLFDGQSLEHWKASDQPGSFSLKDGAIVVKGPRSHLFYLGPVGKHDFKNFELKIDLKTFPKANSGVYFHTLWQEVGWPSKGYEVQVNNSHSDPSRTGGLWGVADYPQVTAPDGQWQTLSIRVEGLRVVTRIDGKLIVDYTQEANPPRKKGLEERLIRSGTFALQGHDPESEVHFRSIKVKLLD; this is encoded by the coding sequence ATGAACCGCCGCTCCCTGCTGGCTGCACTCACCTTCGCCTCTTCCTCCGTCGCAATGGCTGCAGACACACCCAACACCCTCAGCACTGCGGAAAAGGCCGAGGGCTGGCAGCTGCTGTTCGACGGCCAGTCGCTCGAGCACTGGAAGGCCAGCGACCAGCCCGGCAGCTTCAGCCTCAAGGACGGCGCCATCGTCGTCAAGGGCCCGCGCTCGCACTTGTTCTATCTGGGCCCGGTGGGCAAGCACGACTTCAAGAACTTCGAGCTGAAGATCGACCTGAAGACCTTTCCCAAGGCCAACTCCGGCGTCTACTTCCACACCCTGTGGCAAGAGGTGGGCTGGCCCAGCAAGGGCTACGAGGTGCAGGTCAACAACTCGCACAGCGACCCCAGCCGCACCGGTGGGCTCTGGGGCGTGGCGGACTATCCGCAGGTCACCGCGCCGGATGGCCAGTGGCAGACCTTGAGCATCCGCGTCGAGGGCCTGCGCGTCGTCACCCGCATCGACGGCAAGCTGATCGTGGACTACACGCAGGAAGCCAATCCGCCGCGCAAGAAGGGGCTGGAAGAGCGTCTGATCAGGAGCGGCACCTTCGCGCTGCAGGGCCATGACCCGGAGAGCGAAGTCCACTTCCGCAGCATCAAGGTGAAGCTGCTGGATTGA
- the kefC gene encoding glutathione-regulated potassium-efflux system protein KefC, with protein sequence MEHDAQWLRLPLVFLAAAVLIVPLARWLRLGSILGYLIAGVLLGPAALGLVSKPATVLEFAEFGVVLMMFLVGLELEPKRLWAMRRPIFGWGTLQLLGCTAALMLIGLMLGAPWRLALGASLGLAMSSTAVALAVLAERNVGKTTAGQSVLSVALLQDIAAIPVLALIPILALSGANAEEEGSWQALKALAAVLTIVLGGRLALRPALRWIARSDIPEIFTAAALLLVLGTAALMQTVGLSMALGAFLAGVLLAESAYRRELETDLEPFKGLLLGLFFMAVGMGLDLQVLRDKPLEVLGLLLILLLAKGTVLTLMAKAMQIPVLERPLFVLLLAQGGEFGFVVFQLGQQTGLLNSTQASALIAAVALSLACTPALLQGAERLLTPRLARRHVPQGAAMDAQQQAPIIIAGFGRWGQIIGRLLFANGYEATVLDHDAEAVESLRRFGWRVYFGDASRLDLLRTAGADTARVLVLAVDDVEQSLAIAALAREHFPHLQIAARARNVRHYYKLRAMGVTLIERETFDSALMSGRSVLELLGEEPHAARRQAWRFRQRNLAQLEETWPLHKDEAALIAAAKQGRQQLEELFAQEREQRQQQRRKPAGWGQGD encoded by the coding sequence ATGGAGCATGACGCCCAGTGGCTGCGCCTGCCGCTGGTCTTCCTGGCGGCGGCCGTGCTCATCGTGCCGCTGGCACGCTGGCTGCGCCTGGGGTCCATCCTCGGCTACCTGATCGCCGGCGTGCTGTTGGGGCCGGCGGCGCTGGGCCTGGTCAGCAAGCCGGCCACTGTGCTGGAGTTCGCCGAATTCGGCGTGGTGCTGATGATGTTCCTGGTCGGCCTGGAGCTGGAGCCCAAGCGGCTGTGGGCGATGCGCCGGCCCATCTTCGGCTGGGGCACGCTGCAGCTGCTGGGCTGCACCGCAGCGCTGATGCTCATCGGCCTGATGCTCGGTGCGCCCTGGCGATTGGCGCTGGGTGCCAGCCTCGGCCTGGCCATGTCGTCCACGGCCGTGGCCCTGGCCGTGCTGGCCGAACGCAACGTGGGCAAGACCACGGCCGGCCAGAGCGTTCTCAGCGTCGCCCTCCTCCAGGACATCGCCGCCATCCCGGTGCTGGCCCTGATCCCCATCCTGGCCCTGAGCGGCGCCAACGCCGAGGAGGAAGGCTCCTGGCAGGCGCTCAAGGCCCTGGCCGCGGTGCTGACCATCGTGCTCGGCGGCCGCCTTGCCCTGCGCCCGGCGCTGCGCTGGATCGCCCGCAGCGACATCCCCGAGATCTTCACCGCCGCCGCCTTGCTGCTGGTGCTGGGCACGGCCGCGCTGATGCAGACCGTGGGTCTGTCGATGGCTCTGGGCGCCTTCCTGGCCGGCGTGCTGCTGGCGGAGAGCGCCTACCGGCGCGAGCTGGAAACCGACCTGGAGCCGTTCAAGGGCCTACTCCTGGGCTTGTTCTTCATGGCCGTGGGCATGGGGCTGGACCTGCAGGTGCTGCGCGACAAGCCGCTGGAAGTGCTGGGCCTTCTCCTGATCCTGCTGCTGGCCAAGGGCACGGTGCTGACGCTGATGGCCAAGGCCATGCAAATCCCGGTGCTGGAGCGGCCCTTGTTCGTACTGCTGCTGGCCCAGGGCGGCGAGTTCGGCTTCGTGGTGTTCCAGCTCGGCCAGCAGACCGGCCTCTTGAACAGCACCCAGGCCTCGGCCCTGATCGCCGCCGTGGCGCTTTCGCTGGCCTGCACGCCGGCCCTGCTGCAGGGCGCCGAGCGCCTGTTGACGCCGCGCCTGGCCCGCCGCCATGTGCCGCAGGGCGCCGCGATGGATGCCCAGCAGCAGGCGCCCATCATCATTGCCGGCTTCGGCCGCTGGGGCCAGATCATCGGCCGCCTGCTGTTTGCCAATGGCTACGAAGCCACCGTTCTGGACCACGATGCGGAGGCGGTCGAGAGCCTGCGGCGCTTCGGCTGGCGGGTCTATTTCGGCGACGCCAGCCGGCTGGACCTGCTGCGCACCGCCGGGGCCGACACCGCCCGGGTGCTGGTGCTGGCGGTCGACGACGTGGAGCAGAGCCTGGCCATCGCCGCCCTGGCCCGCGAGCATTTCCCGCATCTTCAGATCGCCGCGCGGGCCCGCAATGTCCGCCACTACTACAAGCTGCGGGCCATGGGCGTCACCCTGATCGAACGCGAGACCTTCGACTCGGCCCTGATGAGCGGCCGCTCGGTCCTGGAGCTGCTGGGCGAGGAGCCCCATGCGGCACGCCGCCAGGCCTGGCGCTTCCGCCAGCGCAACCTGGCCCAGCTGGAAGAGACCTGGCCGCTGCACAAGGACGAAGCCGCCCTGATCGCCGCCGCCAAGCAGGGTCGCCAACAGCTGGAAGAGCTGTTCGCCCAGGAGCGCGAGCAGCGCCAGCAGCAGCGCAGGAAGCCGGCCGGCTGGGGACAGGGCGACTGA
- the flgM gene encoding flagellar biosynthesis anti-sigma factor FlgM — protein MKITNNPDNKLASTPQTGADKAASTEARPGSAKVEGGRRLPEASAKVELSSTASTLAASEADDGSFDAAKVQRISQAIAEGKFTINAEAIADKLIANAQELVGRSRTSH, from the coding sequence ATGAAGATCACCAACAACCCCGACAACAAGCTGGCCTCGACGCCCCAGACTGGTGCGGACAAGGCTGCCTCGACCGAGGCTCGCCCGGGGTCGGCCAAAGTCGAAGGGGGGCGCAGGCTCCCGGAAGCGAGCGCCAAGGTGGAACTCTCCAGCACCGCCTCCACGCTGGCCGCCAGCGAAGCCGACGACGGCAGCTTCGACGCTGCCAAGGTCCAGCGCATCTCGCAGGCCATCGCCGAAGGCAAGTTCACCATCAATGCCGAGGCCATCGCTGACAAGCTGATCGCCAATGCGCAGGAACTGGTCGGCCGCTCGCGCACCTCGCACTGA
- a CDS encoding DUF1841 family protein, whose amino-acid sequence MFAPSQIEVRKFFCATYRKLRDKQPLIPMEALAAGWIDEHPEYHELLGDEERALAEVYTVEEGKTNPFLHLSMHLTITEQVSIDQPTGIRQAVELLAARRNSLHEAQHAAMDCLGEMIWASQRSGMPPDGHQYLDCVRRKATS is encoded by the coding sequence ATGTTCGCCCCCTCCCAGATCGAGGTGCGCAAGTTCTTCTGCGCCACCTACCGCAAGCTGCGCGACAAGCAGCCCCTGATTCCCATGGAAGCCCTGGCCGCCGGCTGGATCGATGAGCATCCCGAATACCACGAGCTGCTGGGCGACGAGGAGCGGGCGCTGGCCGAGGTCTACACGGTGGAGGAAGGCAAGACCAATCCCTTCCTGCACCTGTCCATGCATCTGACCATCACCGAGCAGGTGTCGATAGACCAGCCTACCGGCATCCGCCAGGCGGTCGAGCTGCTGGCGGCCCGCCGCAACTCGCTGCACGAGGCCCAGCATGCAGCCATGGACTGCCTGGGCGAGATGATCTGGGCCTCGCAGCGCAGCGGCATGCCGCCGGACGGCCACCAGTACCTGGATTGCGTGCGCCGAAAAGCGACCTCCTAG
- a CDS encoding GMC family oxidoreductase, with translation MPYVSIKTKQREYDVIVVGSGAAGGQTAYTLAMDGVKVLMLEAGRNYDIVKETPMFQTNADAPLRGASTPDKPFGFHDATIDGGWQVPGEPYTQASDDPTQRFDWWRARMLGGRTNHWGRISLRNGPYDFKPKSRDGLGFDWPVTYDEIAPYYDKVEMLIGVYGSNEGMENTPDSPEGVLLPPPAARVGERLIKKHAAPLGVPVVSIHRAVLTKALDHTTLPAKLHPGNKRAQAILTKDMQRRAACFWATPCGRGCSIRATYQSPAVHLPPALDTGNLDILCDAMAYEVVLGKNGKARGVRFIDKSTGKHEEALGRVVVLAASAAESARILLNSKSTAFPNGLANSSGLVGKYLMDTVGSDLWGHVPALESLPAHNEDGAGGGHVYSPWWLYKEQLKGELGFARGYHIEISTGKRMPGLGTGAGLQWLNGGNYGKAFKQDVRRYYGSYVYFSGRGEMIPNEKSFCEIDPAVKDRYGIPVLRFHWQWSEHETRQAAHMQKTFAQIIEAMGGKVRSGPQLDGVKAIASGGSIIHEVGGAIMGAEANKSVTNRWCQTWDVNNLFITDGAPFASNADKNPTLTIMALAWRTADHIVERLRRKEL, from the coding sequence GTGCCTTACGTCAGCATCAAGACCAAGCAGCGCGAGTACGACGTCATCGTCGTCGGCTCCGGCGCCGCGGGCGGGCAGACGGCCTACACCCTCGCCATGGACGGCGTGAAGGTGCTGATGCTGGAAGCCGGCCGCAACTACGACATCGTCAAAGAAACACCGATGTTCCAGACCAACGCCGACGCACCCCTGCGCGGCGCCAGCACGCCGGACAAGCCCTTCGGCTTCCATGACGCCACCATAGACGGCGGCTGGCAGGTGCCCGGCGAGCCCTACACCCAGGCCTCCGACGATCCGACCCAACGCTTCGACTGGTGGCGCGCGCGCATGCTGGGCGGCCGCACCAACCACTGGGGCCGCATCTCGCTGCGCAACGGGCCCTACGACTTCAAGCCCAAGAGCCGCGATGGCCTGGGCTTCGACTGGCCGGTGACCTACGACGAGATCGCGCCCTATTACGACAAGGTCGAGATGCTGATCGGCGTCTACGGCAGCAACGAGGGCATGGAGAACACGCCCGACTCACCCGAGGGCGTACTCCTCCCACCGCCGGCCGCGCGCGTGGGTGAGCGCCTGATCAAGAAGCATGCAGCGCCGCTGGGTGTGCCCGTCGTATCGATCCATCGCGCCGTGCTCACCAAGGCGCTGGACCACACGACACTGCCCGCCAAGCTGCATCCCGGCAACAAGCGCGCGCAAGCCATCCTCACCAAGGACATGCAACGCCGCGCCGCCTGCTTCTGGGCCACGCCCTGCGGCCGCGGCTGCTCGATACGCGCCACCTACCAATCGCCGGCCGTGCACCTGCCGCCGGCCCTGGACACCGGCAATCTCGACATCCTGTGCGACGCGATGGCCTACGAGGTCGTGCTCGGAAAGAACGGCAAGGCCCGTGGCGTGCGCTTCATCGACAAGAGCACCGGCAAGCACGAAGAGGCGCTGGGCCGCGTGGTGGTGCTGGCCGCCAGCGCGGCCGAGTCGGCGCGCATCCTCTTGAACTCCAAGTCCACGGCCTTCCCGAACGGCCTCGCCAACAGCAGCGGCCTCGTCGGCAAGTACTTGATGGACACCGTGGGCAGCGACCTCTGGGGCCATGTGCCGGCGCTGGAAAGCCTGCCGGCCCACAACGAAGACGGTGCCGGCGGCGGCCATGTGTATTCGCCCTGGTGGCTCTACAAGGAGCAGCTCAAGGGCGAGCTGGGCTTTGCACGCGGTTATCACATCGAGATTTCCACCGGCAAGCGCATGCCGGGCCTGGGCACGGGCGCGGGCCTGCAATGGCTCAACGGCGGCAACTACGGCAAGGCCTTCAAGCAGGACGTGCGGCGCTACTACGGCTCCTACGTCTACTTCTCGGGCCGAGGCGAGATGATCCCCAACGAGAAGTCCTTCTGCGAGATCGACCCGGCGGTGAAGGACCGCTACGGCATTCCCGTGCTGCGCTTCCACTGGCAGTGGAGCGAGCACGAGACCCGCCAGGCCGCACACATGCAGAAGACCTTCGCCCAGATCATCGAGGCCATGGGCGGCAAGGTGCGCAGCGGCCCGCAGCTCGATGGCGTGAAGGCCATCGCCAGTGGCGGTTCCATCATCCACGAGGTGGGCGGCGCCATCATGGGCGCGGAGGCCAACAAGTCGGTCACCAACCGCTGGTGCCAGACCTGGGATGTAAACAACCTCTTCATCACCGACGGCGCGCCCTTCGCCTCGAATGCCGACAAGAATCCGACGCTGACGATCATGGCGCTGGCCTGGCGCACGGCCGACCACATCGTCGAACGCCTGCGCCGAAAGGAACTCTGA
- a CDS encoding NAD(P)H-dependent oxidoreductase, translating to MAEILVIAAHPDLQASRVSHALRQAIDKAGFPPQRLELRDLYRLYPDYAIDLVAEQQALSQASLIVWLHPLHWYGMPALMKLWVDEVLAHGWAYGEGQRALRGKRIWLVTSTGGSEASYAPRGYNGHALQEFLLPQAQIARLCGMQILKPQVVYGAHEINDEELHQQALSFVQRLLDYPDGCEAPEVDEVLSCWSLPGEMEGTGDGA from the coding sequence ATGGCCGAAATCCTAGTCATCGCCGCCCACCCCGACCTGCAGGCCTCGCGCGTCAGCCACGCGCTGCGCCAGGCCATAGACAAGGCCGGCTTCCCGCCACAGCGGCTCGAGCTGCGCGACCTTTACCGCCTCTACCCCGACTACGCGATTGACCTCGTGGCCGAACAGCAGGCGCTGAGCCAGGCCTCGCTGATCGTCTGGCTGCATCCGCTGCACTGGTACGGCATGCCGGCCTTGATGAAGCTGTGGGTCGACGAGGTACTGGCCCATGGCTGGGCCTATGGCGAAGGCCAGCGGGCCTTGCGCGGCAAGCGGATCTGGCTGGTGACTTCGACTGGCGGCAGCGAGGCCTCCTATGCGCCGCGCGGCTACAACGGCCATGCGCTGCAGGAATTCCTGCTGCCCCAGGCCCAGATCGCCCGGCTCTGCGGCATGCAGATCCTCAAGCCGCAGGTGGTCTATGGGGCCCATGAGATCAACGACGAGGAGCTGCACCAGCAGGCCCTGTCCTTCGTGCAGCGGCTGCTGGACTATCCGGACGGCTGCGAGGCGCCGGAGGTGGACGAGGTGCTGAGCTGCTGGAGCCTGCCGGGAGAAATGGAAGGAACGGGCGATGGAGCATGA
- a CDS encoding DUF3460 family protein: protein MPLFWKPYKSEVTQFIDELKAKKPTLEAEQRAGRALLWDKPVDRDAQADFRAARVAQQAYVYQTKSD, encoded by the coding sequence ATGCCGCTGTTCTGGAAGCCCTACAAGTCCGAAGTCACCCAGTTCATCGACGAGCTGAAGGCCAAGAAGCCGACGCTGGAAGCCGAGCAGCGCGCCGGACGTGCCCTGCTGTGGGACAAGCCGGTGGACCGCGATGCCCAGGCCGATTTCCGCGCCGCCCGCGTGGCCCAGCAGGCCTACGTCTACCAGACCAAGTCGGACTGA
- the flgA gene encoding flagellar basal body P-ring formation chaperone FlgA yields MVNTAAVRPRCAALLLAAVAGGSLAEPAGLDPAVLARVQQLALTAARAAAPAQARVEVQLGQLDPRLRLAPCEQVEPYMPAGLSAWGRSRIGLRCLKGATRWNVSLPMQVQVIAKVLVASSPLPAGTVIAQDQLQLADTDIAAQSGTVYTEAGQLLGRTLAKPLAAGEAPRSIHLKARQWFAAGEHVLVVAQGAGYAVSSEGQALQAGLEGQEVRVRFENGRIVTGRPVAERRVEVLL; encoded by the coding sequence ATGGTCAATACCGCCGCAGTCCGTCCTCGCTGCGCCGCGCTGCTGCTGGCAGCGGTGGCGGGCGGCTCGCTTGCCGAGCCCGCAGGGCTGGATCCGGCGGTGCTCGCGCGCGTGCAGCAGCTCGCGCTGACCGCGGCCCGCGCGGCGGCCCCGGCCCAGGCCCGGGTCGAGGTGCAGCTGGGCCAGCTCGATCCGCGCCTCAGGTTGGCGCCCTGCGAGCAGGTCGAACCCTATATGCCGGCCGGGCTCTCCGCCTGGGGGCGCAGCCGCATAGGCCTGCGCTGCCTGAAGGGCGCCACGCGCTGGAACGTCAGCCTGCCCATGCAGGTCCAGGTGATCGCCAAGGTGCTGGTGGCCAGCTCGCCGCTGCCGGCCGGCACCGTGATCGCTCAAGATCAGCTGCAACTGGCCGATACCGACATCGCAGCCCAGTCGGGCACGGTCTACACCGAGGCCGGGCAACTGCTGGGCCGCACGCTGGCAAAGCCTCTGGCGGCCGGCGAGGCGCCCCGAAGCATTCACCTGAAGGCCCGCCAGTGGTTCGCAGCTGGCGAGCACGTACTGGTGGTGGCGCAGGGCGCGGGCTATGCAGTCAGCAGCGAAGGCCAGGCCTTGCAGGCCGGGCTGGAAGGCCAAGAGGTGAGGGTGCGCTTCGAAAACGGGCGCATCGTCACAGGCCGGCCGGTCGCCGAACGCCGGGTGGAAGTGCTGCTATGA
- a CDS encoding response regulator transcription factor yields MRVLLIDDHPLILSALQLVIEGLSDNVSVVGLDNASAARETLRADNAFDLVMLDLQLGDADGFDVLEEFRASYPALPVVVISASDRASDVIRAIDLGAMGFVPKRISTDMLSSALKLVMSGGIYVPPMAIGTNESLPAKPEAQPVRQDVQAFQPPASLDGLGLTPRQTDVLALLLQGLPNKLIARELGVSVDTVKDHVAAVLKALGVNSRTQAVLAVSQMAQRQPANSFSAWRHSEA; encoded by the coding sequence ATGCGAGTGCTGCTGATCGACGACCATCCGCTGATCCTGTCGGCGCTGCAGCTCGTGATCGAGGGTCTGAGCGACAACGTCAGCGTGGTAGGCCTGGACAACGCCTCCGCCGCCCGCGAGACCCTGCGTGCCGACAACGCTTTCGACCTGGTGATGCTGGACCTTCAGCTGGGCGATGCCGACGGCTTCGACGTGCTGGAGGAGTTCCGCGCCAGCTACCCCGCGCTGCCGGTGGTGGTGATCTCGGCCTCGGACCGCGCCAGCGACGTGATCCGCGCCATCGACCTGGGTGCCATGGGCTTCGTGCCCAAGCGCATCAGCACCGACATGCTGTCCAGCGCGCTCAAGCTGGTGATGTCGGGCGGCATCTATGTGCCGCCGATGGCGATTGGCACGAACGAGTCGCTGCCTGCCAAGCCCGAGGCGCAGCCGGTTCGCCAGGACGTGCAGGCCTTCCAGCCGCCGGCCAGCCTTGACGGCCTGGGCCTGACGCCGCGCCAGACCGATGTGCTGGCCCTGCTTCTGCAAGGCCTGCCCAACAAGCTGATTGCGCGGGAACTGGGGGTTTCGGTGGACACGGTCAAGGACCATGTGGCTGCCGTGCTCAAGGCCCTGGGCGTCAATTCGCGCACCCAGGCCGTGCTGGCGGTCAGCCAGATGGCCCAGCGCCAGCCCGCCAACAGCTTTTCGGCCTGGCGGCACAGCGAGGCCTGA
- a CDS encoding gluconate 2-dehydrogenase subunit 3 family protein: MDRRTSLQWMLAASASGPALAAGTKIERKPPMTGNSGIGTDPDLARRYKSGELWPLSFTERERRCASALCALIIPADEGSPSAADLQVHVFIDEWVSAPYPDQQRDRAMILKGLAWLDAESEKRFGSVFAAASVAQQSQIADALCKPLAADAPLAEAARFFARFRDLTAGGFYTTPEGMKDVGFVGNTPSATFDGPPVAVLKLVGVS, from the coding sequence ATGGACCGCAGAACCTCCCTCCAATGGATGCTGGCCGCCTCGGCCAGTGGCCCTGCCCTTGCCGCCGGCACCAAGATCGAACGCAAGCCGCCGATGACCGGCAACAGCGGCATCGGCACCGACCCCGACCTGGCCCGCCGCTACAAGAGTGGTGAGCTGTGGCCGCTGTCCTTCACCGAGCGGGAGCGCCGCTGCGCTAGTGCTCTTTGTGCGCTGATCATTCCGGCCGACGAGGGCTCGCCCAGTGCCGCCGACCTGCAGGTCCATGTCTTCATCGACGAATGGGTCAGCGCGCCCTACCCCGATCAGCAGCGCGACCGCGCCATGATCCTCAAGGGCCTGGCCTGGCTGGATGCAGAGAGCGAGAAGCGCTTCGGCAGTGTGTTTGCCGCCGCGAGCGTGGCGCAGCAATCGCAGATCGCCGATGCCCTCTGCAAGCCCTTAGCAGCGGATGCACCACTCGCCGAAGCCGCACGCTTCTTCGCCCGCTTCCGCGACCTCACGGCCGGTGGCTTCTACACGACGCCCGAAGGCATGAAGGATGTCGGCTTCGTGGGCAACACGCCGTCTGCAACTTTCGACGGCCCGCCGGTGGCCGTGCTCAAACTGGTGGGAGTCTCTTGA
- a CDS encoding MaoC family dehydratase translates to MQRFETLAELAGRVGQEIGLSPWVEIDQGRIQRFADATDDQQWIHTDAERAAQGPFGSTIAHGFLTLSMLSYFFDAGFAIADSGMGLNYGLNRVRFPAPVPVGSRLRARFKLLNYEAIAGGAQLTVEVTVEREGSDKPVCVAESLTRRYS, encoded by the coding sequence ATGCAGAGATTCGAGACGCTGGCCGAACTGGCCGGCCGCGTGGGGCAGGAGATCGGCCTGAGCCCCTGGGTCGAGATCGACCAGGGGCGCATCCAGCGCTTTGCGGATGCCACCGACGACCAGCAATGGATTCACACGGATGCCGAGCGGGCGGCGCAGGGCCCTTTCGGCTCGACCATCGCCCATGGCTTCCTGACGCTGTCCATGCTCTCGTATTTCTTCGATGCCGGCTTCGCCATTGCCGATAGCGGCATGGGCCTGAACTACGGGCTCAACCGCGTGCGCTTTCCGGCGCCGGTGCCGGTAGGCAGCCGGCTGCGGGCACGCTTCAAGCTGCTGAACTACGAGGCCATTGCCGGCGGCGCACAGCTGACGGTCGAGGTGACGGTCGAGCGCGAGGGCAGTGACAAACCGGTTTGTGTCGCGGAGTCGCTGACAAGGCGTTACAGCTGA
- a CDS encoding ScpA family protein yields MTAALSGAPSTEGSVPEVVDHVAVARLYGEPLFSLPQDLYIPPDALEVFLEAFEGPLDLLLYLIRRQNFNILDIPLADVTRQYLSYVDQLRKTNLELASEYLLMAAMLIEIKSRMLLPPKKTDDGAEPEDPRAELVRRLLEYERIKLAAARLDALPVLGRDFLRAQVHIEQSLQPRFPDVDVVDLRQAWAELLKRAKLNQHHKISREELSVREHMSIVLRKLQGQRFVEFEHLFDPSRGPQVLVVTFIAMLELSRERLLEVTQAEAFAPIYVRLAYTPA; encoded by the coding sequence ATCACGGCAGCCCTGAGCGGGGCGCCGTCCACCGAAGGCAGCGTGCCCGAGGTGGTCGACCATGTGGCCGTCGCCCGGCTTTATGGCGAGCCGCTGTTCTCGCTGCCCCAGGACCTCTACATCCCGCCGGATGCGCTGGAGGTCTTCCTCGAGGCCTTCGAAGGCCCGCTGGACCTGCTGCTCTACCTGATACGCCGGCAGAACTTCAACATCCTCGACATCCCGCTGGCCGACGTCACGCGCCAGTACCTCAGCTACGTCGACCAGCTGCGCAAGACCAATCTCGAGCTGGCCAGCGAGTACCTGCTGATGGCGGCCATGCTGATCGAGATCAAGTCGCGCATGCTGCTGCCGCCCAAGAAGACGGACGACGGCGCCGAGCCCGAGGATCCGCGGGCCGAGCTGGTGCGCCGGCTGCTGGAGTACGAGCGCATCAAGCTGGCCGCGGCGCGCCTGGATGCCCTGCCCGTGCTGGGTCGCGACTTCCTGCGGGCCCAGGTCCATATCGAGCAGTCGCTGCAGCCGCGCTTCCCGGATGTGGATGTGGTGGACCTGCGCCAGGCCTGGGCCGAGCTGCTCAAGCGCGCCAAGCTGAACCAGCACCACAAGATCAGCCGCGAGGAGCTGTCGGTGCGTGAGCACATGAGCATCGTGCTGCGCAAGCTGCAGGGCCAGCGCTTCGTCGAGTTCGAACACCTGTTCGACCCGAGCCGCGGCCCCCAGGTGCTGGTGGTGACCTTCATCGCCATGCTGGAGCTGTCGCGCGAGCGCCTGCTCGAAGTGACGCAGGCCGAGGCCTTCGCTCCCATCTACGTGCGCCTGGCCTACACGCCGGCCTAG
- a CDS encoding ParA family protein — protein sequence MPVILIANPKGGVGKSTLASNIAGYLARQGKAVMLGDVDRQQSSRRWLSVRPPQLPPIQGWGMIDEHLVKPPKGVSHVVLDTPAGLHGKPLEDLVRIADKLLIPLQPSLFDIQATYDFITELHDLRKKRHGAGPQVAVVGMRAKEGTLSVEQLHQFLHTLEVPVLGLLRDTQNYVQLAARGASLWDVAPGRVERDLAQWQPLCAWLDS from the coding sequence ATGCCCGTGATCCTGATCGCCAACCCCAAGGGAGGCGTTGGCAAGAGCACCCTGGCCAGCAACATCGCCGGCTACCTGGCCCGCCAGGGCAAGGCCGTGATGCTGGGGGATGTGGACCGGCAACAGAGCAGCCGCCGCTGGCTGTCGGTGCGGCCGCCGCAGCTGCCGCCCATCCAGGGCTGGGGCATGATCGACGAGCACCTGGTCAAGCCGCCCAAGGGCGTCAGTCACGTGGTGCTGGACACGCCGGCGGGCCTGCACGGCAAGCCGCTGGAAGACCTGGTCCGCATCGCCGACAAGCTCTTGATCCCCTTGCAGCCCAGCCTGTTTGACATCCAGGCGACATACGACTTCATCACCGAGCTGCATGATCTGCGCAAGAAGCGCCACGGCGCCGGTCCGCAGGTCGCCGTGGTCGGCATGCGGGCCAAGGAGGGCACGCTGTCGGTCGAGCAGTTGCACCAGTTCCTGCACACGCTGGAGGTCCCGGTCCTGGGCCTCTTGCGCGACACGCAGAACTACGTGCAGTTGGCGGCCCGCGGCGCCAGCCTCTGGGACGTGGCGCCGGGCCGGGTCGAGCGCGACCTGGCGCAGTGGCAGCCGCTGTGTGCCTGGCTGGATTCCTAG